The sequence GCGCTGACATGCTGAAATCCATTTTGACGGAATTGAACGGGACCTCCGCCGATATCGAAGCCTCCGGCGTAATTTCTACGGATGGTTTGATGATGGCCTCCGTGCTCCCTCAGGGGATGGATGAAGACCGGGTGGGGGCCATGAGCGCGGCAATGCTCTCTCTGGGGGACCGCACCGCCCAAGAATTGGAACGGGGGGCCTTGGAGCAGGTGTTGATAAAAGGTGGTAAGGGCTATGTATTAATGACCCATGCCGGGAAGGAAGCCGTGCTGACGGTGTTGGCAAAGCCCAACGCTAAATTGGGGTTGATTTTTCTCGACGTGAAAAGGGCGGCGGAAAGCATTGCCGCCATGATTTGATCAGCCCTCGCCGATCCTTTTCCTTAGCCACGAGAGGAAAGCACAGTACAAAAAACTATGCAAGATATGAAGCCGGAGGACATCGTTGGTGAGTATCGAGAGTATACACTCCAACTTTATGGGTATGGCCGGCGCAGGGTTTTGGTCACCGACATAGAAACACCTTATCCGGAAGGGCGGCTGATCGTGTCTAGGACCGATCCAACGGGCTTAATCACCCAGGTCAACCGATCGTTTGTGCTGATGTCAGGCTATGACGAAGAGGAACTGATCGGATCGCCCCATTCCATTCTCCGGCACCCGGACATGCCGTCACCGGTATTCCGAGACTTATGGGAAACCATTGGGCGAGGACAAACCTGGCAGGGTTATGTCAAAAATCTCCGTAAGGATGGAGGTTTTTATTGGGTCAAAGCCACGGTCATACCAAACCTTCGCGGCGGCCAGCTAGTGGGGTATACCTCGGTGCGACGCAAACCTTCACGGCAAATGGTGCAGCAGGCCGAGTTGCTCTACCGCACAATGGGAGCACCGGGGCATAGGCAATGATTTATAATT is a genomic window of Candidatus Methylocalor cossyra containing:
- a CDS encoding roadblock/LC7 domain-containing protein: MRADMLKSILTELNGTSADIEASGVISTDGLMMASVLPQGMDEDRVGAMSAAMLSLGDRTAQELERGALEQVLIKGGKGYVLMTHAGKEAVLTVLAKPNAKLGLIFLDVKRAAESIAAMI
- a CDS encoding PAS domain-containing protein, whose product is MQDMKPEDIVGEYREYTLQLYGYGRRRVLVTDIETPYPEGRLIVSRTDPTGLITQVNRSFVLMSGYDEEELIGSPHSILRHPDMPSPVFRDLWETIGRGQTWQGYVKNLRKDGGFYWVKATVIPNLRGGQLVGYTSVRRKPSRQMVQQAELLYRTMGAPGHRQ